In Lysinibacillus sp. FSL M8-0337, the following proteins share a genomic window:
- the comX gene encoding competence pheromone ComX produces the protein MINVIQYLEQNPALVSLLKEQKVALIGFSATEQQAILDSFEEELCLQHTIWN, from the coding sequence ATGATTAATGTAATTCAGTATCTAGAACAAAACCCAGCACTAGTATCACTGTTAAAAGAACAGAAAGTCGCATTAATTGGTTTTTCAGCAACTGAACAACAGGCTATACTTGACTCATTCGAAGAAGAACTATGTCTACAACATACAATCTGGAACTAA